From the genome of Acidobacteriota bacterium, one region includes:
- a CDS encoding YbaB/EbfC family nucleoid-associated protein, whose product MKNMAELQKMMKMAQDMQEKLRRDMAEMSVEGSSGGGMVTLTMNGEKAVLSLKIDPEVVDSEDVGMLEDLITAAFRDASSKVDERLSEKLGGLGAGLKIPGLS is encoded by the coding sequence ATGAAGAACATGGCCGAACTCCAGAAAATGATGAAAATGGCCCAGGACATGCAGGAGAAGCTGCGCCGGGACATGGCGGAAATGTCCGTCGAGGGTTCGAGCGGCGGAGGCATGGTGACACTGACCATGAACGGCGAGAAAGCGGTTCTCTCGTTGAAGATCGATCCCGAAGTCGTGGACAGCGAGGATGTCGGCATGCTGGAAGATCTCATCACGGCCGCCTTCAGGGACGCCTCGTCCAAGGTTGACGAGCGGTTGTCGGAAAAGCTGGGCGGACTGGGCGCAGGACTCAAGATCCCGGGACTTTCCTAG
- the dnaX gene encoding DNA polymerase III subunit gamma/tau — translation MVYLIFARKYRPASFDDVVGQKAVVQTLRNALKGDRVTQAYLFSGMRGVGKTTVARILAKALNCVDGPTDTPCNICESCLAVTEDRSLDILEIDGASNRGIDDIRALRESLKYKPIQCRYKVIIIDEVHQVTDPAFNALLKTLEEPPPNTVFIFATTEFHKVPATIASRCQHFEFKKISRREITEHLAEIASRESLTVSPLGLNLIAEAADGSLRDAQSLLDQAVAFSGENIRDDDVKEILGAMSRDILFETSTAILENRPADIFPIIEKVTVNGHDLRFFHKKLMEHYRELLLAATVARPEDFILLNDEELETLKNQAVKSSAEDLLRILLALQQGETGLRYASHPRIFLEALLVKLCHFQKLVSFQEILKDIEDLKSENPASGPGTAATPAPPRSLDAKDLMSGVLLNLGRRKAALAAVLAEHVSTRIREGVWEIFFDGAKTILLDTVRKDIRNIEKAAAEVAGHPVEIRVLEDVSHPPITRDKNVARALEDPKVRTFVDEFKAQVLFVEPVKPSKEQS, via the coding sequence ATGGTTTACTTGATATTCGCCCGGAAATACCGCCCTGCCTCATTCGATGATGTCGTCGGGCAGAAAGCCGTCGTCCAGACCCTCCGGAATGCCCTGAAAGGGGACCGGGTCACTCAGGCCTATCTGTTTTCCGGAATGCGGGGGGTCGGAAAGACGACCGTCGCCCGCATCCTGGCCAAGGCTTTGAATTGCGTCGACGGGCCGACGGATACGCCCTGCAACATTTGTGAATCCTGCCTGGCCGTCACAGAAGACCGTTCTCTGGACATTTTGGAAATCGACGGCGCCTCGAACAGGGGAATCGACGATATCCGGGCGCTTCGGGAAAGCTTGAAATACAAACCGATTCAGTGCCGCTATAAGGTCATCATCATCGACGAAGTCCATCAGGTTACGGACCCGGCCTTCAACGCTCTTCTCAAAACCCTGGAGGAACCGCCGCCGAATACGGTCTTCATCTTCGCGACGACGGAATTTCACAAGGTCCCGGCGACCATCGCCTCCCGCTGCCAGCATTTCGAATTCAAGAAAATCTCCCGCCGGGAAATCACGGAGCATCTGGCGGAGATCGCCTCGCGCGAAAGTTTGACGGTCAGCCCCTTGGGATTGAATCTGATCGCCGAGGCGGCCGACGGAAGCCTGCGCGACGCCCAGAGCCTTCTCGATCAGGCCGTGGCTTTCAGCGGCGAGAACATCCGGGACGACGATGTCAAGGAAATCCTCGGCGCCATGAGCCGGGATATTCTGTTTGAAACCTCGACGGCCATCCTCGAAAACAGGCCGGCCGACATCTTTCCCATCATCGAAAAGGTCACGGTCAACGGACACGACTTGAGATTTTTCCATAAGAAGCTCATGGAACATTATCGCGAGCTGCTTTTGGCCGCGACGGTGGCCCGCCCCGAAGACTTCATTCTCTTGAATGACGAAGAGCTGGAGACTCTCAAAAACCAGGCCGTCAAGTCCTCCGCCGAGGATCTTCTGCGCATTCTCCTGGCGCTCCAACAGGGGGAGACGGGCTTGCGATACGCGTCGCATCCCCGCATTTTTCTGGAGGCGCTTCTAGTCAAGCTCTGTCATTTTCAAAAACTCGTCTCGTTCCAGGAAATCCTGAAAGATATCGAAGATTTGAAATCCGAAAACCCGGCCTCCGGACCGGGCACCGCGGCAACCCCTGCGCCGCCGCGTTCGCTTGACGCCAAGGATCTGATGTCCGGAGTCCTTCTCAATCTCGGTCGAAGAAAGGCCGCCCTGGCCGCCGTCCTGGCCGAACACGTGTCCACGAGGATTCGGGAGGGCGTTTGGGAGATCTTCTTCGACGGTGCCAAGACGATTCTTCTGGATACCGTCCGCAAGGACATCCGGAATATCGAAAAAGCCGCGGCCGAGGTCGCCGGACATCCCGTGGAAATCCGGGTGCTCGAGGATGTCTCGCATCCCCCCATCACGCGCGATAAAAACGTCGCCCGGGCTCTCGAAGATCCGAAAGTCCGGACCTTTGTCGACGAATTCAAGGCTCAGGTTCTATTCGTCGAACCGGTCAAGCCATCGAAGGAACAATCATGA